From the genome of bacterium:
TGAAAAAACTTTATCACGAACTTCTGCCGCGAAAAGTAAGGCACGACCTCGGCGAATTTTACACGCCCGATTGGCTCGCTGAATATGTTCTCGACGAAATAGGATACGATGGAAACCCCGACAAAAGGCTCCTTGACCCCGCTTGCGGAAGCGGGACTTTCCTCGTGATGGCTATAAAAAGGGTTATGAAATGGTATAACGATAACATTCACACATGTGGATTCGGCAAAAAAGAGCTTGTCAAAAAGATAACAAAAAACATTATCGGTTTCGACCTTAATCCCCTCGCTGTGCTTGCCTCAAGAGCCAACTACATAATAGCAATAAGAGAGCTTCTCCGCGCTATGGGAGGTTTTGAAATACCAGTTTACCTTTGCGATTCCGTGGTTACACCAACACAAAGGGAGGATTTGTTCAAAAAGCAGTTTCTTGAGCTTAAAATAGCACCGTTTGAGACCCCTTTAAGGATTCCTCGCGAAGTAGCAGAGAGCAGGCAAATCCTTGGTAAGTATGCTGACATAATGGATTCGTGCATCTCGGGGGAATATTCTGCCGATGAGTTCATAGAAAGGCTGAAAAATAGAGGGATAGAGGTCGTTAACGAGGGTCTTCATGTTGAGCTTTACAATAAGCTTAAGGGGCTTGCTAATGAAGGCAAAAACGGTGTATGGGCAAGGGTGATAAAGAATGCTTTCGCCCCAGTTTTCGTTGAGAAGGTGGATTTTATTGCGGGTAATCCGCCGTGGATAAACTGGGAAAGTCTGCCCGAAGAGTATAGAAATTCTTTGATACCATTGTATGAACATCATTATGGATTGTTTCCTATAAAGGGTCAGCAAAGAAGGCTTGGAAGTTCAAAAATAGACCTGTCATCGCTTTTTGTATATGTTTGTGCGGATGAATATTTGAAAAAAGGTGGAAAACTTGGTTTCGTTATCACTCAGTCTTTGTTCAAAACAAAAGGTGCGGGGCAAGGATTTAGACGATGGAAATTGCCTGAGGGAAAAGGTTATATAAAGCCTCTACGGGTTACGGACATGTCCGATTTTCAGCCGTTCGAGGGCGCCACCAACAGAACCGCCGTTTTTGTGTGCAAAAAATCGACACGACCGTTCAAATACCCCGTGCCTTACATAGTGTGGAAAAAGGCTGTCAGAGGCAAAATATCGCCGGAGCTGATGCTGGATGAGGTGAAAAGGAGGGTGAAAAGAATAAGAATGGATGCTGTCCCTGTTGACCCCGAAAACCCAACCTCGCCATGGCTTACGGCGCCCAAAAAAGCGATTCCCGCTATATTGAAAGTTATCGGCAAAAGCGATTACAAGGCATTTGAAGGCGTTAACACCGGCGGTGCCAATGGTGTCTATTGGATTGAGGTTCTGAAAGAACTTCCCAACGGTGACCTTCTCATTCGCAATCTCGCCAATGTCGGCAAAAAGAAAGTTAAGCAGGTTGAGGCGGTTATTGAGCCCGACTTCGTGTATCCGCTCCTGAGGGGGCGCGATGTTCAGCGGTGGCGCGCAAAGCCATCATGCCACATAGTAATGGTTCAGGACCCAATCAAGCGAATAGGTTATCCTGAGCGGGAGATGAAGATAAAGTATCCCAAGACTTACGCTTATTTGAAGCGGTTTGAGGATGTTCTCAGGCGGAGGGCTTCGAGTTCTGTTCGCGCTCTTATGGAGAGGGGACCATTCTACTCAATGTTTGCCGTTGGAGAATACACGATGGCGGAGTGGAAGGTGGTGTGGAGCTGGATTTCTAAACGAATGAAAGTTGCTGTTGTTCATGAGTTTCGTGGTTCTATAATATTGCCAGAACATAATACTGCATTTATACCTTTGGAAAGCCGTGAAGAAGCAT
Proteins encoded in this window:
- a CDS encoding N-6 DNA methylase encodes the protein MERKKHLKKIIDRYAITVATTFLEAAKKAKSEEDLRQYCNSILNRFVSEAGLNIEARNEAPTPDGGRIDTRYGDVLIEYKDPNSPTQKITSSLDAPGTKAVVQQLKSRFEAFRRENLELINRLFGVGLDGDTIVYLWWRSGEYKVTVLPVTAEFVKRLLEAIASVAERGKEFTPNNLAEDFGAGSNVALKCVKALYEHLIRTEHPKTKTLFKQWELLFGEVCGYDIEGKTGKLDELARTYHIEGARPAELLFSVQTYYSIFMKLLAMEVISAFTKIGFSIIDKCSEAATSEGLREVFRELEDGSIWRSIGYINFIEGNLFSWYVDVWDSEISNALRMLISKLGDYDTTTISSNPVESRDLLKKLYHELLPRKVRHDLGEFYTPDWLAEYVLDEIGYDGNPDKRLLDPACGSGTFLVMAIKRVMKWYNDNIHTCGFGKKELVKKITKNIIGFDLNPLAVLASRANYIIAIRELLRAMGGFEIPVYLCDSVVTPTQREDLFKKQFLELKIAPFETPLRIPREVAESRQILGKYADIMDSCISGEYSADEFIERLKNRGIEVVNEGLHVELYNKLKGLANEGKNGVWARVIKNAFAPVFVEKVDFIAGNPPWINWESLPEEYRNSLIPLYEHHYGLFPIKGQQRRLGSSKIDLSSLFVYVCADEYLKKGGKLGFVITQSLFKTKGAGQGFRRWKLPEGKGYIKPLRVTDMSDFQPFEGATNRTAVFVCKKSTRPFKYPVPYIVWKKAVRGKISPELMLDEVKRRVKRIRMDAVPVDPENPTSPWLTAPKKAIPAILKVIGKSDYKAFEGVNTGGANGVYWIEVLKELPNGDLLIRNLANVGKKKVKQVEAVIEPDFVYPLLRGRDVQRWRAKPSCHIVMVQDPIKRIGYPEREMKIKYPKTYAYLKRFEDVLRRRASSSVRALMERGPFYSMFAVGEYTMAEWKVVWSWISKRMKVAVVHEFRGSIILPEHNTAFIPLESREEAYFLCAILGTNLIDFTISSFSSGGGGGLAGVHIPERVSIPRFDPSNDIHLRLSELSRLCHEAAEAGDEESIKRYEREIDILAAKIWGITDEELAGVWEVMED